One Chloroflexota bacterium genomic window carries:
- a CDS encoding SdpI family protein, whose product MKINRMLMIAIILLSFAVSIYLYPRMPEQMASHWNAQGQVDGYMPRFWGVFFLPLLLVAFALLLLVLPKIDPLRENIEQFLAQYERFVVLALGFFFYVHLFTLAANLGWEMPIMRVISPGMALLFYGAGVLVEHAKRNYFIGIRTPWTLANEEVWNRTHKVGGKWFKAAGLLALGGAIWPQWGLFFIMAPVLLAALYTAMYSYLEYQRVTKTPTT is encoded by the coding sequence ATGAAGATAAATCGCATGCTCATGATTGCGATTATCCTGTTGTCGTTTGCCGTGAGCATCTATCTCTATCCCAGGATGCCAGAGCAGATGGCTTCGCATTGGAATGCCCAAGGTCAGGTGGATGGCTACATGCCCAGGTTCTGGGGCGTGTTCTTTCTGCCGTTGCTGCTGGTTGCCTTTGCGCTCTTGCTGCTTGTGCTGCCCAAGATCGATCCCTTGCGGGAGAACATCGAACAGTTTCTGGCGCAGTACGAACGTTTTGTGGTGCTCGCGCTGGGCTTTTTCTTCTATGTGCATCTCTTCACTTTGGCGGCGAACCTGGGCTGGGAGATGCCCATCATGCGGGTGATCTCCCCTGGGATGGCACTTCTCTTCTATGGCGCAGGAGTCCTCGTGGAACATGCCAAGCGGAATTATTTCATTGGCATCCGCACGCCGTGGACATTGGCAAATGAGGAGGTTTGGAACCGCACGCACAAGGTCGGTGGCAAGTGGTTCAAGGCGGCTGGGTTGCTTGCTCTGGGCGGAGCCATATGGCCGCAGTGGGGGCTTTTCTTCATCATGGCCCCTGTGCTCTTGGCGGCACTGTACACGGCCATGTATTCATATCTAGAGTACCAGAGAGTGACCAAAACACCCACAACTTGA
- a CDS encoding CAP domain-containing protein — translation MRRLRLIIPLLLLCLLLLFALGKMGDGSSPSLSPELGQAPWLLVDESFAGAFTIVPAGAREGGLSVNPLEKQNAWAFFYAYYRPCENISTGWTGNHATCNEGSTSEAFQAAVLQRINYFRAMAGVPADITFRAELNEKAQKAALMLSANGLLSHTPDESWRCYSLEGAQGARSSNLYLVAHSCEAIDGYMQDAGSGNAHVPHRRWLLNPRTMTMGIGDIPPVSGYPAANALLVFGIASAERPKTRDNFFAWPPPGYVPYVVVYPRWSFSYDDADFSQASVSMTYEGSEVPLTLLPVADGYGENTLVWEPHISLERPSKDQWYTVRVRNVVIGGVVHHFTYVVILFDPY, via the coding sequence ATGAGACGCCTGCGCCTGATCATTCCGCTTTTGTTGCTCTGTCTCCTGCTCTTGTTCGCGCTGGGGAAAATGGGAGATGGTTCATCGCCCTCTTTGTCACCTGAACTGGGGCAGGCCCCTTGGCTTCTGGTAGATGAATCCTTCGCGGGTGCGTTCACGATCGTGCCCGCGGGTGCGCGTGAAGGTGGGTTGTCCGTCAATCCGCTGGAGAAGCAGAATGCGTGGGCTTTTTTCTACGCCTACTACCGCCCCTGCGAAAACATTTCCACTGGCTGGACCGGGAACCACGCCACTTGCAACGAAGGGAGCACCTCGGAGGCTTTTCAGGCTGCGGTTTTGCAGCGCATCAATTACTTCCGCGCCATGGCAGGCGTGCCGGCGGATATCACCTTCCGCGCGGAGTTGAATGAGAAAGCACAGAAAGCAGCGTTGATGCTCAGCGCGAACGGGCTGCTGAGCCACACACCGGATGAGAGTTGGCGCTGCTATTCGCTGGAGGGAGCGCAGGGCGCCCGCAGTTCCAATTTGTATTTGGTGGCGCATTCCTGCGAGGCCATTGACGGGTATATGCAGGATGCGGGAAGCGGCAATGCACACGTGCCCCACCGTCGCTGGCTGCTGAATCCACGCACCATGACGATGGGCATTGGGGATATCCCACCAGTTTCGGGCTACCCGGCGGCGAATGCGCTGTTGGTGTTTGGTATTGCCTCTGCCGAAAGGCCCAAAACACGCGACAACTTTTTTGCCTGGCCTCCTCCCGGCTACGTACCCTACGTCGTGGTCTATCCCCGCTGGTCCTTTTCCTACGATGATGCTGATTTCTCCCAGGCTTCGGTTTCCATGACCTACGAGGGCAGCGAGGTGCCCCTCACGCTGTTGCCCGTTGCCGATGGCTATGGCGAGAACACGCTTGTTTGGGAGCCGCATATATCCTTAGAGCGCCCCAGCAAGGATCAATGGTACACCGTGCGTGTCCGCAATGTCGTGATAGGGGGCGTTGTCCATCATTTTACGTACGTGGTGATCCTCTTCGATCCGTACTAG
- a CDS encoding methyltransferase domain-containing protein has protein sequence MHPYLIEMLQCPACHGNLEWSIAERSNARIETAEARCAACAASYPVREGIGVFLTPDLPRDDLWEHLDSRLTQYLREHPEVERQLMNVALETLSPADQFFRAMILDERGQFAQAKAARDVALPGIYTPEYLACSERQINYIIERLATTDGPIVDLASGLCHLVEKLARGLNRPVVATDFSPRVLRRDRKRFEFFGLYDHVSLLAFDARRTPFKDGAVATLTTYQGLPNIREPGDLLRELRRIVSGSFLAISIFFPEDDEDNAARIAEWGLSDLLFRRSLLERFAQAGWEVEVATSCFGKARPTPTGVVLEGATIDALPMKETTLEWCTLVAK, from the coding sequence ATGCATCCCTACCTCATCGAAATGCTGCAATGCCCAGCCTGTCACGGCAATCTGGAGTGGAGCATTGCCGAGCGCAGCAATGCCCGCATCGAAACCGCAGAAGCACGCTGTGCGGCATGTGCCGCCTCCTATCCCGTCCGCGAGGGAATTGGCGTATTCCTCACCCCCGATCTACCGCGCGATGACCTGTGGGAGCACTTGGACAGCCGTCTGACGCAATATCTGCGCGAACACCCCGAAGTCGAACGCCAATTGATGAATGTGGCGCTGGAGACTCTGTCCCCTGCTGACCAATTCTTCCGCGCCATGATCTTGGACGAACGCGGACAGTTCGCTCAGGCAAAGGCTGCCAGGGACGTAGCCCTTCCGGGAATCTATACTCCAGAATACCTCGCCTGCTCGGAGAGACAAATCAACTATATCATCGAACGCCTCGCTACCACTGATGGCCCTATCGTGGATCTAGCCTCGGGATTATGTCACTTGGTTGAAAAGTTGGCGCGCGGGCTCAACCGCCCCGTCGTCGCCACCGACTTTAGCCCCCGCGTGCTGCGCCGAGACCGCAAACGCTTCGAGTTCTTTGGACTGTACGACCACGTGAGTCTCCTGGCATTCGATGCCCGGCGCACACCGTTCAAGGACGGTGCGGTCGCGACTTTGACCACCTATCAGGGTTTGCCGAACATCAGAGAACCCGGCGATTTGCTCCGCGAACTGCGACGCATTGTCTCAGGCTCGTTCCTGGCCATCTCCATCTTCTTCCCCGAAGATGACGAGGACAACGCCGCACGGATTGCCGAATGGGGGCTTTCTGACCTGCTCTTCCGCCGTTCCCTGCTGGAGCGTTTCGCCCAAGCCGGCTGGGAGGTCGAAGTGGCCACTTCTTGCTTCGGGAAAGCGCGCCCGACCCCAACTGGCGTGGTATTGGAAGGAGCCACCATAGATGCCCTGCCGATGAAAGAGACGACGCTGGAATGGTGCACCCTGGTGGCAAAATAG
- a CDS encoding metal ABC transporter permease — translation MLRARYRKEGAEVITWLTAPLAYEFMQRGLMASIMVGVLCAVIGCYVVLRSMAFIGDALAHAILPGIAVAYLLKGNLLIGALAAAVVVALGIGFFSRQGTIKEDTAIGILFAAALSLGVLLISTIRTYAVDLTHILFGNVLGVSTGDLWLTGALSLLVLTAIALLYKEFLVISFDPVLATTLRLPVEWLRHLMLILLALTVVVSLQTVGVGLVAAMLVTPGATAYLLTRRLPAMMAVAALIGAFSSVTGLYISFYWNVASGAAVVLVATAVFLAAFLLAPQRGALWQWRRGRQTSLLAECAEES, via the coding sequence ATGTTGCGCGCCAGATACAGGAAGGAGGGTGCGGAGGTGATCACCTGGCTGACTGCGCCATTGGCGTATGAGTTCATGCAGCGTGGACTGATGGCTTCGATCATGGTGGGGGTATTGTGCGCCGTGATTGGCTGCTATGTGGTGCTGCGTTCGATGGCTTTCATTGGCGATGCTCTGGCGCACGCCATCCTGCCTGGCATTGCTGTAGCCTACCTGCTGAAGGGCAATTTGCTCATCGGGGCGCTGGCAGCAGCTGTGGTCGTTGCCCTGGGCATTGGCTTCTTCTCCCGCCAAGGGACGATCAAGGAGGACACGGCTATCGGCATCCTCTTTGCGGCGGCGCTTTCGCTGGGGGTGCTGCTCATCAGCACGATTCGCACCTATGCCGTGGATTTGACACACATCCTCTTTGGCAATGTGCTGGGCGTGAGCACGGGCGACCTGTGGCTGACGGGGGCGCTGAGCCTGCTGGTGCTGACGGCCATTGCTCTGTTGTACAAAGAGTTTCTCGTCATCTCGTTCGATCCAGTGCTGGCTACGACCCTGCGCTTGCCCGTAGAGTGGCTACGCCATTTGATGCTGATCCTGCTGGCACTGACGGTGGTCGTTTCACTGCAGACGGTGGGCGTGGGTTTGGTGGCAGCGATGCTCGTGACGCCGGGGGCAACGGCTTATCTGCTCACGCGTCGCCTGCCGGCCATGATGGCGGTGGCAGCGTTGATTGGCGCCTTCTCGAGCGTCACGGGCTTGTACATTAGTTTCTACTGGAATGTCGCCTCTGGCGCAGCAGTGGTGCTGGTGGCGACCGCCGTCTTTTTGGCAGCGTTCCTGCTGGCGCCACAGCGCGGTGCGCTCTGGCAGTGGCGGAGAGGGAGGCAGACGTCACTGCTGGCGGAATGTGCAGAGGAAAGTTAA